In Acidobacteriota bacterium, a single window of DNA contains:
- a CDS encoding Uma2 family endonuclease produces MTPSATSQEALHALLREVLPPQGGWSDEEYLWLTDRCNRLIEFTDGHVQELAMPTFTHQAVLAFLYRLFHAYLEPHGGVVMFSALRMRIREGKFREPDLLLLRDRSDARCRDRYWLGADLVVEVVSPDDPDRDLVEKRADYAEAGIPEYWIVDPRDATITVLALEGDAYVEHGVFAAGGSAGSRLLQGFAADVTAVFDAPKAGA; encoded by the coding sequence ATGACGCCGTCGGCCACCTCGCAGGAGGCCCTGCACGCGCTCCTGCGCGAGGTGCTGCCGCCGCAGGGAGGCTGGAGCGACGAGGAGTACCTGTGGCTCACGGATCGCTGCAATCGCCTGATCGAGTTCACGGACGGCCACGTGCAGGAACTCGCGATGCCGACGTTCACCCACCAGGCCGTTCTCGCGTTCCTCTATCGCCTGTTCCACGCGTACCTGGAGCCGCACGGCGGCGTCGTGATGTTCTCGGCCTTGCGGATGCGCATCCGCGAGGGCAAGTTCCGCGAGCCCGATCTGCTGCTTCTCCGCGATCGCTCCGACGCCCGGTGCCGGGACCGCTACTGGCTGGGCGCGGACCTCGTGGTCGAGGTCGTGAGCCCGGACGATCCGGACCGGGACCTGGTCGAGAAGCGCGCCGACTACGCCGAGGCGGGCATTCCGGAGTACTGGATCGTCGATCCCCGTGACGCGACGATCACCGTGCTCGCGCTGGAGGGCGACGCCTACGTCGAGCACGGCGTGTTCGCCGCGGGCGGCTCCGCCGGGTCACGGCTTCTGCAGGGATTCGCCGCGGACGTGACGGCCGTGTTCGACGCGCCGAAGGCCGGCGCCTGA